The sequence GTTTGACCATGTGAAGGCTGGAACAAaaaaagattagaaaaaaaaaggctttaaatagttcactttgtgtgtaatgaatctagaatatataaaaattctacTTTtcgaattaaattacagaaaaaaataaacttttccacaatattctattTTTTACCAGTTGCACCTGTAATATGTCatttaatgttataaaatgtgaaGTTGTAAGCATCTACAATTATTTTAATGGTTGTAAAGTTatcatactgtttttttttttatttaaaaaaatgcaattctCTTTTATTTCTGCAATCAATGTTGTGCTGCATCAATTAAGCACACAGTAGAGCAGTATTACAGCCACCTTATGCTCCGCAGAACACTAGTGTTATTATAAATAAGTAGCATGAGTAATATAGGCGCGCGCTGGAAGCCCCGTCCCTTTATAGTCTCTCCAGCCTGAGACTCCTGCTGGCGCGCTTGcgctggaagccccgcccctttatAGTCTCTCAGCCTGAGACTCCTGCTGGCGCGCGATTGGTTTATTATTGTAATAGCGCTTATTCGCCGTACGCACGcgcttcttaaaaaaaaaaaaaaaaaaaaaaaaaaaaaaattcgccCCAGGCAGCAAATACACAGCGGATTTCCTCCATTTACGCATGCGGTAAGTTATTTACGGGGTTAGACAAGTTTTAGCGGTAGCTACACCGAATGGCCATTGTCCTTTAATTCAATCAGGAGACATTGTGCGCTGGAGGTGGGGCTACTCCGAGATACAATACACACCGCTCATATTTGTATTTGGTTCGCCTAGAAATCCGAAAGCTCGAGCGGGTGTGTGTAAGTGAACGCTTCGTgctttatttagttgttttgaAGCGACGGCGCTCTGTTCACTACGGTTTTAATCAACGTTTGCATGCTCTGTATCCGGGATTAGCTACATTAGCCGAGCACTCAGCCGCGTCTGCTCTCAAACATAAACACTCGTAGGAAACCTCTGCACTTATTTCACGCCATTTTAAAAGTAAcgtggacaaaaaaaataataataaatggcgCCTAATAAACGATTAATGTCCCTCGCTCCAGCACACACGGGCGGATTAATATCGTGTTGATGTGCAGTGTGATTAATCAACAATACTTGTTAGACGCCGTTTGGAGATAAAGGAAGAAGGTAAAGCTGTGTGTGCtgcctgttttgttttgggttttttttttcccgaccAGGTGACGCTGGAAAATGAGTGATTCCGAGAAGCAGACTATTTCTGTGAAGGAAAAGGACGGAGTGGAGAAGAGGGGACGTGGAAGACCGAGAAAACATCCGAAGGTAACCGCTAGGTTATTAGCTGCTCGGCTAAGCTAGGCTAACTCCGCTGCTACATCTCCTTTATTAAGTTTCCTCCTTGACTTGTAGTGAGTACCAGTCCTTCAGGAGCTAACAGGTCCATAAACTTGCCTAGGGGAAGGAAACAGGCCCGTGTGTACACTGCTGTGTCCTGTACATAGCTAGATAAGCGAAATAACGAATTCAATTATAACACGGCTTTTCgtttcgctttttttttttttaaaaaaaaaaaaaaaaaagtaaatatctTGTTTTGCCGTTTTTAGGAGTCCAGTGGATCTCCGGTTCCGAAAAGGCCGAGAGGGCGGCCAAAGGGCAGCAAAAATAAAGGACCTTCCAAGAAAGTGAGCGCGCAGTTTATTCATTTCGGTGCTTAATGTTTACATaaacacgcgcgcgcgcacacactttTCCATGTGTTTACTGTTGAAGGCTGATTTTCAGGCCTGTTGTGGAGGGCTCAGTGCTAACTCTGAGCTATAATCGCTGTCAGTCTATGGTCCATACGTCACCGCTCTGGATGAACTCGCTGCCCTTTCCACCTGTTTTGCAGCTTGGTGATGGCGCCCCCTGCTGCTCCCTGCTGATAACACACACTCTAGCAggatttctaacaaacacggataaaagcgcacctattatggttttgaaacgtgcctaattttatttaaggtctcatacaatagatttacatgcatccaaggtcaaaaaacactttcatgtgctcataatttaaactgcagcattacctttgttttcccccagtgtcaaaaacgactcgttcaatgatccgttcctAAGGATTCATtcgaaactcctcctttcagagagcatactttgctctgattggtcagatgtcccagtgttgtgattggtctaccgctgtcagcgtgtcgaaaaggaaactcCCACTACCATAACAACTTTCAGCTCAGCcagtgaagaccagaggcggggctttttgttacaaacctaagtaggttagtacaggaagtaagtctggaattactaacgactctttagctgttcagaatcggttccttcttttgggagtcaataactctgtttgtcCTTTGATTTTTGACACTTTGCAGACGTTCTTAAATAAACAACCGGCTCTataacactacatgaaaggtaatatttgaaaaaccataataggtgcactttaaagtaCAATATATGTTCTGCGTTTTATGTGCTTGTGAAGAAGCAAGGAAGCACCTTCAGTTGTATTCTGGCCTGTATTTTACCTCACTTCTAAGTTGTTTTGAATAAAGGCATCTACCAGATAAGTAAATGCAACATAATgctatacatgtgtgtgtatattttttcatcaatttttatttatttatttttttaaaagcattttcagCATATACTAAGCCAATAAAAATTCATGGCCAAATTTTAATACACAGCCCATCTGTTCTAACTAGACAAAAACCCCTGCTATTTAGAACTAAAGATATGTTTCTCCATAGAAAGCGGGATCATCTTCAGAAAAGAAGTTAAAGGGGAAGCCCAAGAAGGAGGTAATGGAGCTAAAATGCGAACTGTGTTCAAAATGGAATCCAATCTTTGTAACACTGGCTGTCAAAAAGTTGTCCAAATGAGATGATGGAATATTTAAGCTGACCTGTTTTGTGTGCTATATGCAAAGGAAAAGGAGGCATCCCAGGAGTCCtctgaggaagaagaggaggatgaagatgaggaacAGTAACTACCTCGTCCTCGGCACTACCTCATAATGACACAGCCTGGCACCACTAATCTACAGCCTCTAACAACAGGATGTCGTCCGCTCAGCCACCTCTGTGGGACTGACATAATTATCATGTCTATAACAATCAGTTacatgttaaaaagaaaaaagtggaataattTTAGAATCTGTGAATTAGGCTGCATATAAGTGTTTAGTCCATTAATGGTGCTTACTTGGtgcttttctatttttttgtttcgGTTTGCTTTTTATGTACTTTGTGACGTGGAAGGTCAGGGGGCATATAGAATTAGAAGAAGAAATCTGTTCTGACTGTGTTGTGTAGTGGTCCTATAGTTTTAGTGTAGGGCTTTCTGCTTAACTGCagctgaatttttttattttattttattttttaaatttttttttttttataaaaacacccCCTGCACTGACTAGATTTTATCTTATTAGATTGCCTTTATTATACATGTTGATGTGTGAAGGCTAGGTGAGTGTATTTTGCaagataaacagataaacatttAGATGAATTTGAATACACAATTTTCAGTCTTTCTCACTCTGGTGTAATAGTTGAGTAGCTGATATAGATGTGTCTGATTCTCATTGCAAGTACATTCCAGTAGCAATTTTAACACACTTGTGACTAATTTATTGTGGACTGTTCCTCATACATCATTTCGTTTCTTTTTATTGACAGTCTTGCCTCTTTTTTATGTAACTTTTACCAACAGGTAACTTTTCTAGGTCAAAGAAAAGTACACACGGGCAGACAAGTCTTTATCTCTGGTCAGCATTAAACAAAAGAAGATACTTCTTTACAGTTGTACATTTAAGGATCCACCCGAATACTTCTGGGAGTTTACAGAGAACACCTGTGAAATAATGCACACTTGAGCAGCTATACCTCAGTACCGTGGCTTGTGCTTGTAACAGGTTTGCATATATTGTCCGATCAGATGACATGAGACTGTCATTTGGATTACTTTAGAATAGTCGGAATAGCTTTTTACTCTGCATCACCCATCCCATCTGTCCACATTCTCTGAACCATAGCAACAATATGCATCAGCCACCTCAGGAATTACAGTACAGGCGACCGACCAAGTAGTGTTCAGATATCACTGATAACTTCTGTATAGAAGGTGTTCATCATTTCTGTGGAAAACAACCTTTGCTCTGTACCTATTTTTAACGCAGCTGAGGAATTGTCTACAAGCTCTTTTAGGCTTATACCACGTTTGTTGATGCCGCAAATACCTATTTATTTCACGTTTAATTGAGAATTCAGTTGTATCTGTGTAGCATGTTGTGTTGTTAATAAAGTATACTTTCTCATTTCTGAGTCGTCTTGTTTTCTTTGGAAGGGAGAGGTTTGATACGCCTGTGCGATTGGGATTCCAGTGTGTTGTGAGTTTCTCGTATACACAGATACGGATCCTCGCTGTTACGGGCTGCGATTCCGCAACAGCGCCTACGCAATTTAACTAGCGCAGAGCCGGTGCCAGCCAATCAGCTTGCGCGCGCGGCGTAGCGGTTTCAGTAATGGCGTCTGTGGCTGAGATGCGCTTGGCTTTAGAAAAATGAAGCGTAGAAGAACTTACTTCTTGTACTGAAAACGCGGGGTTTCCATTCGTGAACTTTGCGTGTGAAGCCGTGTCATCTCGCGGAGGTTTGCGCTCTGATATTCGCCAGTTCCCGACGTGCCGAGATGATGAAGCTGAAGTCTAACCAAACTCGCACCTATGATGGAGATGGGTATAAGAAGCGGGCCGCCTGCCTGTGCTTCAGGAGCGAGACCGAGGAGGAGGTGAGGCCGCGGATCTGCGTGCACGCAGCGGGCCACGATAATGACTCCTGGTCACATTCTAATCACTGAATGTTTACAATATTCCCGAGCGCTTTCAGGTTATAAATACGCATTTTCGCTAGAAAGAGGAAGCGGCAATTGCCGAGTTTCAGTAGCTCTTATTTAAGGAAGGTAGCATCTGTTGTAGCGGGCTAACGTTTAGCTAGCTGAGTTAGACGGTGCGATTTGTCAATGAAAATGCTaaagtagctagctagctagtagcTAGTCGTGGGGCTGTTGGCTAGCGAGGCGGCTGAAACCGTCTCacttcttttttaattaaaaggatAATAATTCCGTGCTGGATGGAAAGCTGTGTGTCTCCTCGAACAGGAGCAGTGTGGTATGAAACTGACCCGCGGTATGTGATGACACTGTGAAGTGGCTATGCAGGAACAgactgctagctagctaactagcctACTCATTACTGAAGCTCTGTGTGAGCAGCTAGCTTTGATTGTCTTTAAATTCAGTTCTATGATCGGGATATTCTCAGAGTTATGGGATTAACTAGGTAGCTTGTTAACGGAATACCGTgcgttgcataagtattcaccccccatCCCCCTATTCCCCTGTTCCagtcccccctccccccccagaACTTTTCCACCTTTTCCAGTTACTGAAATAGACTTCCTTGCTAATATATGCTATGTTAGGAATATACACAAACTAGCCCAAAATATTGAAGTGgggtttaataaatgaaaaacgtCATTTTTGTTCTTGTATAAATATTCAAGCAATTACTGTGAAACTAGTTCTAGcaccaggttgtaacactaccaAATGTGTAAAGGTTtaaagggagggagggggggatacttatgcaagccactGTAGAGTCCATGAACTTCCAGACTCTTTTAGCTAACGTTATTTATTTGAACTTCCTAATGGGCTGTGCTGCTTGTTTATAGTCTTGGTAAGTTCTACTAACTGGGTTCATTTTccatggaaatgtttttctacAGCTTATGTGAAAACAAGAAAAGCCACCTGTTTGGCATGTCCAAACCACTTTGTTCAGTCTTCATCCGGGACGCACTGATCCCAcgttttctttctatctattgattgattgattgattgattgattgattctcATACGATGATACCGAGACGATGCAGACATCCTCACAGAAACCGAACTGACTCTTGCGTTATAAGAAAAAATCGGTGAAGTGATGGTGGCTGTCGTTAAGTCAAGTTTTGTTCCATGTTCAATGAGTCGATTTGAGTCATTTGTAGCATGAAATATGCCAGTTCATAGCATTGAAAAATGTAGATCGCTGTCTGATTCATAATACAGCTATCAACCATCTACCTTCAGGGGAAAGTAGCTAATGCATGCTTAAAAAGCTGGTAGATATCGCCTGATGATGTTCTGTATTCATTTACGTAGGCGTTGAATCGTCGTAATAATTTTCACATCAAAATGTGTTAAATGAAGAAGGAAGATTTCCGGAAAAGACACTGAACAGAGTAGAATTTTATCAGAAtagattataatatataaatttgtttattatagaAATAAGTCTTTGGTCATGGCACCAAAACTGAGCTGTTTACAAAATACTGTAATTTTTATCAAGAACGCAGAGAAGTAGAGGGAGTGGTAGTGAGgaaaattgttttttaaatggaaaccaAGGAAAAAGTTACCgttggaaaagtttttttttttattacttgtaTAGTCAAGAAGAGAGTATaacatgaaaaacaaagaaGTGTGGGGGTGGGACAAACATTGGTtcatcagtgattggttgttgggagcAAAGCTGATCAataattggttgttgggaacatgGGCAGACACAGGTGCAACTCGGTCAGGTGATGTTGAGTCGACTGAACCTGCTCTTATAACTCGTACAACCAGCAGCTGTGATATGAGGTGGAGAGCTGGACAGGACAGTCGGTAGATctgtgggtttaaaaaaaaaaaaatccactaaaGGAGCCTTAAAAGATGCCAAATCTAACGACGGAGTCATTAAGCTGGCCACACTGATACCAGAACAGAGTTTGGCCAAATAATGATGCTCAGTATCGGATCAGATAGGATCCTGAATCTTGAAGAATGTAATGAATATTGCGTGCTGGCTCAGATGCCTAccgtgtgtttattcaggtgcTGTTGGTGAGTAGCAGCCGACATCCTGATAAGTGGATTGTGCCCGGAGGAGGAATGGAACCGGACGAAGAGCCCAACGTTGCTGCTGTTCGAGAAGTGTGTGAAGAGGTCAGAGCATTTTCTTTTTggcttttgtgctttttgtgttattaatttACTGCACTTGGATCACTGAGTTTTACAGTTTcacaatgcacaaaaaaaagaggattAAAAAGAATAATAGTAGATATAGCACATTTCCTCTtaacagatttcaaacaaaaggCTATTCATTTGTTGAAAACTGTGCTCACTATCCAGTGAGACCTTGTGTTTTCCAACCCATGGTGCTGTTATATACTTATACAACTGTTCTAAGCTGACCCTAATGTCCTGATCATAGCTTCTTGTGATAGACAGCGAtactctctcatcactcatgTGTAGGGGGGGTGATCATTTTACAGACAAGTGCTAAAGGGCGTTCCACTCAGATTAACTACTGCTCTTTATTCTACACCTTGGCTGAATTCCAGTTCGGCTGAACTCCAGCAACAGCAGAGGCCTTTTTGGGCACCCGCAGACTGCAGACTATATTTCACAGATATTTTACCTCAACGTGTTCGAATAATAGGGTGTAGAGTTGGTCAGAAGCTCTCATAATGATAAGTGACCGTG comes from Ictalurus punctatus breed USDA103 chromosome 11, Coco_2.0, whole genome shotgun sequence and encodes:
- the hmga1b gene encoding high mobility group AT-hook 1b, translating into MSDSEKQTISVKEKDGVEKRGRGRPRKHPKESSGSPVPKRPRGRPKGSKNKGPSKKKAGSSSEKKLKGKPKKEEKEASQESSEEEEEDEDEEQ